A single Amia ocellicauda isolate fAmiCal2 chromosome 9, fAmiCal2.hap1, whole genome shotgun sequence DNA region contains:
- the slc2a8 gene encoding solute carrier family 2, facilitated glucose transporter member 8 isoform X2 gives MDPFEETRPLLRGPVVNEEDPLSPPDGAEQQSDLSKVKNGKLFLATFAAVLGPLSFGFVLGYSSPAIPNLKTIDNPRLRLDEEEASWFGSVVTLGAAAGGLLGGWLVGRLGRKLTIMVCSLPFIFGFTIIISAQNVWMLYGGRVLTGLASGVTSLVVPLYISETAHPRVRGMLGSCVQLMVVTGIMGAYIGGLLLDWRWLAVLCSVPPTLMLGLMCFMPETPRFLLAQGREVEALAALRFLRGPDAPLHWECAQIEAAARQQGAGGFRLKDLQSPGLYRPLLVGVLLMLFQQLTGINAIMFYAETIFEEASFKNSNAATVMVAAVQVVFTAVAALIMDRAGRKLLLILSGVCMVVSTAVFGVYFRIVIPAPGNSSLDGIAPPSPSIPPTENDLAWLALASMGLFIAGFALGWGPTPWLVMSEIFPARVRGFASGACVLVNWTSAFLITKEFHHLMEPCWLSLTRPRTHQPPSAGRRRHTQLVL, from the exons ATGGACCCGTTTGAAGAGACACGTCCGTTGCTGAGGGGTCCGGTGGTTAACGAGGAGGATCCCCTGTCGCCGCCGGACGGGGCGGAGCAGCAGAGCGACCTCAG CAAGGTGAAGAATGGCAAGCTGTTCCTGGCCACCTTTGCTGCTGTACTGGGGCCCCTGAGTTTCGGGTTCGTCCTGGGATACAGCTCCCCTGCCATCCCCAACCTGAAGACCATCGACAACCCCCGACTGCGCCTGGATGAGGAGGAGGCGTCCTGGTTTGGG TCTGTGGTGACGCTGGGCGCGGCGGCCGGGGGGCTGCTGGGCGGCTGGTTGGTGGGGAGGCTGGGCCGGAAGCTCACTATCATGGTGTGCTCACTGCCCTTCATCTTCGGCTTCACCATCATCATCTCTGCACAGAACGTCTGGATGCTGTATGGCGGGAGGGTCCTGACTGGGCTGGCCAGTGGAGTGACATCCTTAGTTGTGCCT CTGTACATCTCAGAGACCGCCCACCCCCGGGTGCGAGGCATGCTGGGGTCCTGCGTCCAGCTCATGGTGGTCACTGGGATCATGGGAGCTTACATAGGAG GGCTGCTGCTGGACTGGCGCTGGCTGGCAGTGCTGTGCTCAGTGCCGCCCACCCTGATGCTAGGGCTGATGTGCTTCATGCCCGAGACGCCGCGCTTCCTGCTGGCTCAGGGCCGCGAGGTCGAGGCGCTGGCCGCTCTGCGCTTCCTGCGCGGCCCCGACGCCCCGCTGCACTGGGAGTGCGCGCAGATAGAGGCTGCAGCCAGGCAGCAg GGAGCTGGCGGGTTCAGGCTCAAGGACCTCCAGAGTCCTGGGCTGTACAGGCCTCTGCTGGTGGGCGTCCTGCTGATGCTGTTCCAGCAGCTCACGGGCATCAACGCCATCATGTTCTACGCAGAGACCATTTTCGAAGAAGCCAGTTTCAAG AACAGCAACGCTGCCACAGTGATGGTGGCGGCCGTGCAGGTGGTGTTCACAGCAGTGGCCGCTCTCATCATGGACCGGGCGGGCAGGAAGTTGCTGCTGATTCTCTCAG gggtgTGCATGGTGGTCAGCACGGCTGTGTTTGGGGTGTACTTCAGGATTGTAATCCCAGCCCCAGGAAACTCCTCTCTGGATGGGATTGCCCCCCCAAGTCCCAGCATACCCCCCACTGAGAATGACCTGGCCTGGCTTGCTCTGGCCAGTATGGGACTCTTCATAGCAG GTTTCGCCCTGGGCTGGGGCCCCACCCCCTGGCTGGTGATGTCGGAGATTTTCCCAGCGAGGGTGCGGGGCTTCGCGAGCGGCGCCTGTGTGCTCGTCAACTGGACCTCCGCCTTCCTCATCACCAAGGAGTTCCACCACCTCATG GAGCCGTGTTGGCTGAGCCTGACAAGGCCCAGGACACACCAACCACCTTCTGCAGGCCGGAGACGCCACACACAGCTTGTTTTGTAG
- the slc2a8 gene encoding solute carrier family 2, facilitated glucose transporter member 8 isoform X1, with protein MDPFEETRPLLRGPVVNEEDPLSPPDGAEQQSDLSKVKNGKLFLATFAAVLGPLSFGFVLGYSSPAIPNLKTIDNPRLRLDEEEASWFGSVVTLGAAAGGLLGGWLVGRLGRKLTIMVCSLPFIFGFTIIISAQNVWMLYGGRVLTGLASGVTSLVVPLYISETAHPRVRGMLGSCVQLMVVTGIMGAYIGGLLLDWRWLAVLCSVPPTLMLGLMCFMPETPRFLLAQGREVEALAALRFLRGPDAPLHWECAQIEAAARQQGAGGFRLKDLQSPGLYRPLLVGVLLMLFQQLTGINAIMFYAETIFEEASFKNSNAATVMVAAVQVVFTAVAALIMDRAGRKLLLILSGVCMVVSTAVFGVYFRIVIPAPGNSSLDGIAPPSPSIPPTENDLAWLALASMGLFIAGFALGWGPTPWLVMSEIFPARVRGFASGACVLVNWTSAFLITKEFHHLMDLMTSAGTFWLFSGFCVLNVFFTIFLVPETKGKSLEQIEAHFRGTS; from the exons ATGGACCCGTTTGAAGAGACACGTCCGTTGCTGAGGGGTCCGGTGGTTAACGAGGAGGATCCCCTGTCGCCGCCGGACGGGGCGGAGCAGCAGAGCGACCTCAG CAAGGTGAAGAATGGCAAGCTGTTCCTGGCCACCTTTGCTGCTGTACTGGGGCCCCTGAGTTTCGGGTTCGTCCTGGGATACAGCTCCCCTGCCATCCCCAACCTGAAGACCATCGACAACCCCCGACTGCGCCTGGATGAGGAGGAGGCGTCCTGGTTTGGG TCTGTGGTGACGCTGGGCGCGGCGGCCGGGGGGCTGCTGGGCGGCTGGTTGGTGGGGAGGCTGGGCCGGAAGCTCACTATCATGGTGTGCTCACTGCCCTTCATCTTCGGCTTCACCATCATCATCTCTGCACAGAACGTCTGGATGCTGTATGGCGGGAGGGTCCTGACTGGGCTGGCCAGTGGAGTGACATCCTTAGTTGTGCCT CTGTACATCTCAGAGACCGCCCACCCCCGGGTGCGAGGCATGCTGGGGTCCTGCGTCCAGCTCATGGTGGTCACTGGGATCATGGGAGCTTACATAGGAG GGCTGCTGCTGGACTGGCGCTGGCTGGCAGTGCTGTGCTCAGTGCCGCCCACCCTGATGCTAGGGCTGATGTGCTTCATGCCCGAGACGCCGCGCTTCCTGCTGGCTCAGGGCCGCGAGGTCGAGGCGCTGGCCGCTCTGCGCTTCCTGCGCGGCCCCGACGCCCCGCTGCACTGGGAGTGCGCGCAGATAGAGGCTGCAGCCAGGCAGCAg GGAGCTGGCGGGTTCAGGCTCAAGGACCTCCAGAGTCCTGGGCTGTACAGGCCTCTGCTGGTGGGCGTCCTGCTGATGCTGTTCCAGCAGCTCACGGGCATCAACGCCATCATGTTCTACGCAGAGACCATTTTCGAAGAAGCCAGTTTCAAG AACAGCAACGCTGCCACAGTGATGGTGGCGGCCGTGCAGGTGGTGTTCACAGCAGTGGCCGCTCTCATCATGGACCGGGCGGGCAGGAAGTTGCTGCTGATTCTCTCAG gggtgTGCATGGTGGTCAGCACGGCTGTGTTTGGGGTGTACTTCAGGATTGTAATCCCAGCCCCAGGAAACTCCTCTCTGGATGGGATTGCCCCCCCAAGTCCCAGCATACCCCCCACTGAGAATGACCTGGCCTGGCTTGCTCTGGCCAGTATGGGACTCTTCATAGCAG GTTTCGCCCTGGGCTGGGGCCCCACCCCCTGGCTGGTGATGTCGGAGATTTTCCCAGCGAGGGTGCGGGGCTTCGCGAGCGGCGCCTGTGTGCTCGTCAACTGGACCTCCGCCTTCCTCATCACCAAGGAGTTCCACCACCTCATG GACCTCATGACCAGTGCGGGGACCTTCTGGCTGTTCTCCGGGTTCTGCGTCCTCAACGTCTTCTTCACCATCTTCTTAGTGCCGGAAACAAAGGGCAAGTCTCTGGAGCAGATCGAGGCCCACTTCAGGGGGACCAGCTAG